One genomic region from Dermacentor variabilis isolate Ectoservices chromosome 6, ASM5094787v1, whole genome shotgun sequence encodes:
- the LOC142584212 gene encoding uncharacterized protein LOC142584212 produces MKRVCFLVVLVVPLQLSLAAAQETNDVPDSFKIFENFPFAVAVSDQDNDTIYECLTAKRMWLTPEEKKGEYIWFFGAHGGKSKRTVSFYVFEGNSPDTFRFTVETDDGPSNEAKFYYTDYENCAILDIPYSGRHCILWTKETVKDAVPQKCLDEFMKNCGVGAPLYTDDLCSGDEVAEW; encoded by the exons ATGAAACGCGTTTGCTTTCTGGTTGTTCTCGTTGTCCCTTTGCAGCTGTCGCTTGCAGCAGCTCAAGAAACGAACGATGTTCCAGACAGCTTCAAG ATCTTCGAAAACTTCCCATTCGCTGTCGCTGTCTCCGACCAGGACAACGACACCATATACGAATGCTTGACGGCGAAGAGAATGTGGCTAACACCAGAAGAAAAGAAGGGAGAATACATTTGGTTTTTTGGAGCACATGGCGGCAAATCAAA ACGAACAGTTAGCTTCTACGTATTTGAAGGAAACAGTCCTGACACCTTCCGGTTCACAGTGGAAACAG ACGATGGACCTTCAAACGAGGCGAAGTTCTATTACACCGACTACGAGAACTGCGCTATCCTCGACATTCCTTACAGCGGACGTC ATTGCATCCTGTGGACGAAAGAAACAGTCAAAGATGCGGTGCCTCAAAAATGCTTGGATGAGTTCATGAAGAATTGTGGCGTCGGCGCCCCACTTTACACAGATGATCTTTGCAGTGGTGATGAAGTCGCCGAGTGGTGA